A window of Corallococcus macrosporus DSM 14697 contains these coding sequences:
- a CDS encoding M16 family metallopeptidase, which produces MRRVFGAVALAAFTGCATTQEAQKPETPPAVETAKVEAPAEPPSKLQVPVDYYKLDNGLKVVLSRDSSAPKAVVAVYYNIGFRIEPKDRTGFAHLFEHMMFQGSTNLGKMEFIRLIQKNGGVLNGSTRFDFTNYFEVVPSNTLETILWAEADRMRGLDVTEENLKNQQGVVTNEVKVNVLNQPYGGFPWLDMPQVANSNWYNAHNFYGDLKDLEAASLADVRAFFKTYYAPSNAALVVVGDFEPEQVKGWIQQYFGPLPTVAQPSKPDISEPRQTKEKRHDKVDKLAQRPALAVGYHMPDVGTPEYYAMALVDEVLLNGNDSALYQQLVQKKGLTGEVSGGVNQLGNHWNYNGPMQWTAYLFHDADTTTETILTEFDGVVARLQEQPIDAATLERARVKARSRLYGQLEGFLGFGRADLLASFALFFDDPARINRLEAELMKVTPELIQKTAKEYLRRENRTVLTVTPAAATATQTKAP; this is translated from the coding sequence AGAAGAGTATTCGGAGCGGTAGCACTGGCCGCGTTCACCGGCTGCGCGACCACGCAGGAAGCCCAGAAGCCGGAGACGCCGCCCGCCGTGGAGACGGCGAAGGTGGAGGCGCCCGCCGAGCCGCCGTCGAAGCTCCAGGTGCCCGTGGACTACTACAAGCTCGACAACGGCTTGAAGGTGGTCCTCTCGCGTGACAGCTCGGCGCCCAAGGCCGTCGTCGCCGTCTATTACAACATCGGCTTCCGCATCGAGCCGAAGGACCGCACCGGGTTCGCGCACCTGTTCGAGCACATGATGTTCCAGGGCTCGACGAACCTGGGGAAGATGGAGTTCATCCGCCTCATCCAGAAGAACGGCGGCGTGCTCAACGGCTCCACGCGCTTCGACTTCACCAACTACTTCGAGGTCGTCCCCTCGAACACGCTGGAGACCATCCTCTGGGCCGAGGCCGACCGCATGCGCGGGCTCGACGTGACGGAGGAGAACCTGAAGAACCAGCAGGGCGTGGTGACCAACGAGGTGAAGGTCAACGTCCTCAACCAGCCCTACGGCGGCTTCCCCTGGCTGGACATGCCGCAGGTGGCGAACAGCAACTGGTACAACGCCCACAACTTCTACGGCGACCTGAAGGACCTGGAGGCCGCGTCGCTTGCGGACGTGCGCGCCTTCTTCAAGACGTACTACGCGCCCAGCAACGCCGCGCTCGTCGTCGTCGGTGACTTCGAGCCGGAGCAGGTGAAGGGGTGGATCCAGCAGTACTTCGGGCCGCTGCCCACCGTGGCGCAGCCGTCCAAGCCGGACATCTCCGAGCCCCGGCAGACGAAGGAGAAGCGCCACGACAAGGTGGACAAGCTGGCCCAGCGGCCGGCGCTCGCGGTGGGCTACCACATGCCCGACGTGGGCACGCCCGAGTACTACGCCATGGCGCTGGTGGACGAGGTCCTCCTCAATGGCAACGACAGCGCGCTCTACCAGCAGCTCGTGCAGAAGAAGGGCCTGACGGGCGAGGTCTCCGGCGGGGTGAACCAGCTCGGCAACCACTGGAACTACAACGGCCCCATGCAGTGGACCGCGTACCTGTTCCATGACGCGGACACGACGACGGAGACCATCCTCACGGAGTTCGACGGCGTGGTGGCGCGGCTCCAGGAGCAGCCCATCGACGCGGCCACGCTGGAGCGGGCGCGGGTGAAGGCGCGCTCGCGGCTGTACGGACAGTTGGAGGGCTTCCTCGGCTTCGGCCGCGCGGACCTGCTGGCGTCCTTCGCGCTCTTCTTCGACGACCCGGCGCGCATCAACCGGCTGGAGGCGGAGCTGATGAAGGTGACGCCGGAGCTCATCCAGAAGACGGCGAAGGAGTACCTGCGCCGTGAGAACCGCACCGTGCTGACGGTGACGCCCGCCGCGGCCACCGCCACCCAGACGAAGGCCCCCTGA
- a CDS encoding M16 family metallopeptidase codes for MTTHSIRTRLVAPALMVLGMLSAPALAAAPAPARTREAPPAPQAPKPFKVPVRTEFKLDNGLEVSLLPYGDMPKVAIQLAIDTGNIHEKATETWLADLTGRLLSEGTTTRSAEQLAQAAAQLGGSLNIGTTMDQTYVGLEVLSESAPDAVALIADVIQNPAFPPAEVERVKGDLVREMAIYKSQPGTLADERLLQALYGDHPYGRYFPPEAQLKGYTGEAVRAHYDANIGAARSRLYVVGRFEPAAVEKAIRGAFTGWKAGPARLQNLPKQQVAKAVQFIDRPGSVQSTVRVAVKALPPSSPDFVKQTVLNTLLGGYFSSRITANIREAKGYTYSPHSTVSAHLEDAYWVQNADVTTAVTGESLKEIFKEVATLRQTPPPAEELSAVQSYLAGTFLLQNSSRSGIIGQLRFVDLHGLPDSYLQNYVQSVMAVTPEQVQQLAAKMLTREAMTVIVVGDQKAVAPQLKVVSPALK; via the coding sequence ATGACCACGCACTCAATTCGCACCCGCCTTGTCGCGCCCGCGCTGATGGTGCTCGGGATGCTGTCCGCGCCGGCCCTCGCGGCCGCCCCCGCTCCGGCGCGCACCAGGGAGGCGCCACCGGCCCCCCAGGCGCCCAAGCCCTTCAAGGTCCCCGTCCGCACGGAGTTCAAGCTCGACAACGGGCTGGAGGTCTCCCTGCTGCCCTACGGCGACATGCCGAAGGTCGCCATCCAGCTCGCCATCGACACCGGCAACATCCATGAGAAGGCCACGGAGACGTGGCTGGCGGACCTGACGGGCAGGCTGCTGTCGGAGGGCACCACCACGCGCTCGGCCGAGCAGCTCGCGCAGGCGGCCGCGCAGCTCGGCGGCTCGCTCAACATCGGCACGACGATGGACCAGACCTACGTCGGCCTGGAGGTCCTCTCTGAATCGGCGCCGGACGCGGTGGCCCTCATCGCGGACGTCATCCAGAACCCGGCCTTCCCGCCGGCGGAGGTCGAGCGCGTCAAGGGCGACCTCGTCCGTGAGATGGCCATCTACAAGAGCCAGCCGGGGACGCTCGCCGACGAGCGGCTGCTCCAGGCGCTCTACGGTGACCACCCGTATGGCCGCTACTTCCCGCCGGAGGCCCAGCTCAAGGGCTACACGGGGGAGGCCGTCCGCGCGCACTATGACGCCAACATCGGCGCGGCGCGTTCGCGGCTGTACGTCGTGGGCCGGTTCGAGCCGGCGGCGGTGGAGAAGGCCATTCGCGGCGCGTTCACCGGCTGGAAGGCCGGCCCGGCGCGGCTCCAGAACCTGCCCAAGCAGCAGGTGGCGAAGGCGGTGCAGTTCATCGACCGCCCTGGCTCGGTGCAGTCCACGGTGCGCGTGGCGGTGAAGGCCCTGCCGCCCTCCAGCCCGGACTTCGTCAAGCAGACGGTGCTGAACACGCTGCTCGGCGGCTACTTCAGCTCGCGCATCACCGCCAACATCCGCGAGGCGAAGGGCTACACGTATTCGCCCCACAGCACGGTGTCCGCGCACCTGGAAGACGCCTACTGGGTGCAGAACGCGGACGTGACGACGGCCGTCACCGGCGAGTCGCTGAAGGAGATTTTCAAGGAGGTGGCCACGCTGCGCCAGACGCCGCCGCCCGCCGAGGAGCTGAGCGCCGTCCAGAGCTACCTGGCGGGCACCTTCCTGCTCCAGAACTCGTCGCGCAGCGGCATCATCGGGCAGCTCCGCTTCGTGGACCTGCACGGCCTGCCGGATTCGTACCTGCAGAACTACGTGCAGTCGGTGATGGCCGTCACGCCGGAGCAGGTGCAGCAGCTCGCCGCGAAGATGCTGACGCGTGAGGCGATGACCGTCATCGTCGTGGGCGACCAGAAGGCGGTGGCGCCGCAGTTGAAGGTCGTGTCCCCCGCGCTGAAGTGA
- a CDS encoding SMI1/KNR4 family protein gives MAKNADESAVAEAVERLKSLAEEVEDLTVEFSKPVTAAEVAKLEKKFKLKLPPSYVHFIRTYGTFKVLHGGRELIGMEEPGFLRAAAPDASDAVNGDDPDVEEAINEALFFQRADDDAVDNFWCFNPRDVTPEGEMGVVGYYHDETFELPQLLGTKNARHFRAFPAHIVEVIDELIENFAEA, from the coding sequence ATGGCAAAGAATGCAGATGAGAGCGCGGTGGCGGAAGCGGTGGAGCGGCTCAAGTCCCTGGCGGAGGAGGTCGAGGACCTGACGGTGGAGTTCTCCAAGCCCGTGACTGCCGCCGAGGTGGCGAAGCTGGAGAAGAAGTTCAAGCTGAAGCTGCCCCCCAGCTACGTGCACTTCATCCGCACCTACGGCACCTTCAAGGTGCTGCACGGCGGGCGGGAGCTCATCGGCATGGAGGAGCCGGGCTTCCTGCGCGCGGCGGCACCGGACGCGTCGGACGCGGTGAACGGTGACGACCCCGACGTGGAGGAGGCCATCAACGAGGCCCTCTTCTTCCAGCGCGCGGATGATGACGCGGTGGACAACTTCTGGTGCTTCAACCCCCGTGACGTCACACCGGAAGGAGAGATGGGCGTCGTGGGCTACTACCACGACGAGACCTTCGAGCTCCCCCAGCTCCTGGGGACGAAGAACGCCAGGCACTTCCGGGCGTTCCCGGCGCATATCGTCGAAGTCATCGACGAACTCATCGAGAACTTCGCGGAGGCGTGA
- a CDS encoding glycosyl hydrolase family 18 protein, which translates to MVLATGGSAAWAAQAEARPPAAAGDTEEGAAPGFVPTTTSWIYREAMEAPWQDYSWAPHSLTNTSPVAAGRHSISVTMRAWEALYFNTSPLTVAPGMTLTLSVHGGASGNNAVVQTRAVVNGAFTPGTELGPYCTGGRIRANTWSTCTIPISVLAPQGARFTGLALQEGRGLSLPTLYFDELGVRGIPAPAPQVEVAIHPTSATVPAGGTQAFTATVTGSANTAVTWSVQEGASGGSVTAAGLYTAPSSAGTYHVVATSQAAPTKSAVATVTVTSTPPPPGGKWVSGYYTGWNADLYPPEKVDFTALTHILVGRVTPNPDGTVNTQFDNSNGPAIARTLSTRAHAAGRKAIIMVGGAGEHDGWVGAASSANRARFVQNLVNAMETFGYDGLDIDWEPVEQADKPALLALIQELRAARPQMLLTMPIGWVNSNFPEDADPWFANLVPYLDQMNVMSYEMTGPWGGWLSWYTSALRGESGYHPTSVSSSLNAWVGAGLPRNKLGMGIPFYGMAWRNITGPYQPYTDWSDYVGSDNSFTYEKILELSATGVYRWDEAAQASYVTFDVPVEDGTVRWISYDSPQAIAAKGAFAHDNGFGGTIIWTINQGCTDPATGANPLLDAVKDAFLE; encoded by the coding sequence ATGGTCCTGGCCACGGGCGGCAGCGCGGCCTGGGCCGCCCAGGCGGAGGCGAGGCCCCCCGCGGCGGCGGGCGACACGGAGGAAGGCGCGGCGCCGGGGTTCGTCCCCACCACGACGAGTTGGATCTACCGCGAGGCCATGGAAGCCCCCTGGCAGGATTACTCATGGGCCCCCCACTCGCTCACCAACACCTCGCCCGTCGCGGCGGGCCGACACTCCATCTCCGTGACGATGCGGGCATGGGAGGCGCTGTATTTCAATACGTCGCCGCTCACGGTGGCCCCGGGGATGACGCTCACCCTGAGCGTGCATGGTGGAGCCTCCGGCAACAACGCGGTGGTGCAGACCCGGGCGGTGGTGAACGGCGCCTTCACCCCTGGCACCGAGCTGGGGCCCTACTGCACCGGCGGACGCATCCGCGCCAACACCTGGTCGACGTGCACCATCCCCATCTCCGTGCTGGCGCCGCAGGGGGCGCGTTTCACGGGCCTCGCGCTCCAGGAAGGCCGGGGACTGTCCCTGCCCACGCTCTACTTCGACGAGCTGGGCGTGCGTGGCATCCCCGCGCCGGCTCCGCAGGTGGAGGTGGCCATCCACCCCACGAGCGCGACGGTCCCCGCGGGTGGCACGCAGGCCTTCACGGCCACCGTGACGGGCAGCGCCAACACGGCGGTGACGTGGTCCGTGCAGGAGGGCGCCAGCGGCGGCAGCGTCACCGCCGCGGGCCTCTACACCGCGCCGTCGTCGGCGGGGACGTATCACGTGGTGGCGACGAGCCAGGCCGCGCCGACGAAGTCCGCCGTGGCCACCGTCACCGTGACGAGCACGCCGCCTCCGCCGGGCGGCAAGTGGGTGTCGGGCTACTACACCGGCTGGAACGCGGACCTGTACCCGCCGGAGAAGGTGGACTTCACCGCGCTCACCCACATCCTCGTCGGGCGGGTCACCCCCAATCCGGACGGCACGGTGAACACCCAGTTCGACAACTCGAATGGCCCGGCCATCGCGAGGACGCTGTCCACGCGGGCGCACGCGGCCGGACGCAAGGCCATCATCATGGTGGGCGGCGCGGGTGAGCACGACGGCTGGGTGGGGGCGGCGTCCAGCGCGAACCGCGCCCGCTTCGTCCAGAACCTGGTCAACGCCATGGAGACCTTCGGCTATGACGGCCTGGACATCGACTGGGAGCCGGTGGAGCAGGCCGACAAGCCGGCGTTGCTCGCGCTGATACAGGAGCTGCGCGCGGCCCGGCCGCAGATGCTGCTGACCATGCCCATCGGCTGGGTGAACAGCAACTTCCCCGAGGACGCGGACCCGTGGTTCGCCAACCTGGTGCCCTACCTGGACCAGATGAACGTGATGTCCTACGAGATGACGGGGCCCTGGGGCGGCTGGCTGTCCTGGTACACGTCCGCGCTGAGGGGCGAGTCGGGCTACCACCCCACCTCCGTGTCCTCCAGCCTCAACGCCTGGGTGGGCGCGGGCCTCCCCAGGAACAAGCTGGGCATGGGCATCCCCTTCTATGGCATGGCGTGGCGGAACATCACCGGCCCGTATCAGCCATACACGGACTGGTCTGACTACGTGGGCAGCGACAACTCCTTCACCTACGAGAAGATTCTCGAGCTGTCGGCGACGGGGGTGTACCGCTGGGATGAGGCGGCCCAGGCCAGCTATGTCACCTTCGACGTCCCCGTGGAGGACGGCACGGTGCGGTGGATTTCGTATGACTCACCGCAAGCCATTGCCGCCAAGGGCGCCTTCGCGCACGACAACGGCTTTGGCGGCACCATCATCTGGACCATCAACCAGGGGTGCACCGACCCGGCGACCGGCGCCAACCCGCTGCTCGACGCGGTGAAGGACGCCTTCCTGGAGTGA
- a CDS encoding right-handed parallel beta-helix repeat-containing protein, producing MGTLTLPIVGCLGEETTHEEVLGGTGEAGHAAALSTASSQEGFQEPTCGYIPCPVIENGNVLTLAGNCATYSTLRIPDGYVLDGAGHFVIALDPPGDHFKGPIARNCGSSAFYMNLRLMLMGLSDVCDTGDDALAGIRFDDATGSVINTQVFNIRQGDGTGGCQEGTGILIRNQDPPSPTRFVGVYGNLLLGYQKAGVVATGNVVVDITNNRLVGSGPIGNVAQSGIQVGLGATGSIVNNLISGHSFTGEGVASGILVYGGPLYGGPLSSDVLIQGNHLFNNDIGVYLSQGNEDQSPPAVLTNNQVVDNVLHFDGVTNGYVYQARISDLGTGNVIHSNVITGAGYDPATLPGSTFAVDVLAGPVASLAFLNPPRQAFPGLCSGPLIVQTQDVNGNLAVPTTTGFNITAAGPASPGIQFHTDPACAGPAVTTLDLANPQAQGRFYFRATTPGSVTVFVWNDALSQAQPQLVLPGLAPLP from the coding sequence ATGGGAACCCTGACGCTGCCAATCGTGGGATGCCTTGGCGAGGAAACCACCCACGAAGAGGTCCTCGGCGGCACGGGGGAAGCTGGCCATGCAGCAGCGCTGAGCACGGCGTCCTCCCAGGAGGGCTTTCAGGAGCCCACGTGCGGGTACATTCCCTGCCCTGTCATCGAGAACGGAAACGTCCTGACGCTCGCGGGCAACTGCGCCACCTACTCCACGCTGCGTATTCCGGATGGGTACGTCCTGGATGGGGCAGGGCACTTCGTCATCGCGCTGGATCCTCCGGGAGACCACTTCAAGGGCCCCATCGCGAGGAACTGCGGCAGCAGCGCGTTCTACATGAACCTCCGGCTCATGTTGATGGGGCTGTCGGACGTCTGCGACACGGGGGATGACGCGCTCGCGGGCATCCGGTTCGACGACGCGACGGGCTCCGTCATCAACACCCAGGTTTTCAACATCCGCCAGGGAGACGGCACCGGAGGCTGCCAGGAGGGCACCGGCATCCTGATTCGCAACCAGGACCCGCCGAGCCCGACGCGATTCGTCGGTGTCTACGGCAATCTCCTGCTGGGCTACCAGAAGGCTGGCGTCGTGGCGACTGGCAACGTCGTGGTCGACATCACGAACAACCGGCTGGTGGGCTCGGGGCCCATCGGCAACGTCGCCCAGTCCGGCATCCAGGTCGGGCTCGGGGCCACCGGGAGCATCGTCAACAACCTCATCTCCGGGCACTCCTTCACCGGCGAGGGCGTCGCCAGCGGCATCCTCGTCTACGGGGGCCCGCTGTACGGGGGCCCCCTGTCCTCGGATGTCCTCATTCAAGGCAACCACCTGTTCAACAACGACATTGGCGTCTACCTCTCCCAGGGCAACGAGGATCAAAGCCCTCCGGCGGTGCTGACGAACAACCAGGTCGTGGACAACGTCCTCCACTTCGACGGTGTGACGAACGGCTACGTCTACCAGGCCAGAATCTCGGACCTGGGGACGGGCAATGTCATCCACTCCAACGTCATCACCGGCGCGGGGTATGACCCGGCCACCCTCCCCGGCTCCACCTTCGCCGTGGATGTGCTCGCGGGTCCGGTCGCGAGCCTCGCCTTCCTCAATCCGCCGCGGCAGGCCTTCCCAGGCCTCTGCTCCGGCCCGCTCATCGTCCAGACCCAGGACGTGAACGGGAACCTGGCTGTTCCCACCACGACGGGCTTCAACATCACCGCGGCGGGTCCGGCCTCCCCCGGCATCCAGTTCCATACCGACCCCGCCTGCGCGGGCCCCGCGGTGACGACGCTGGACCTGGCGAATCCCCAGGCACAGGGCCGCTTCTACTTCCGAGCCACCACGCCGGGCAGTGTCACCGTCTTCGTCTGGAACGACGCACTGAGCCAGGCCCAGCCACAGCTCGTCCTGCCTGGCCTGGCCCCCCTCCCCTGA